The DNA window CCGGGCTCTTCACCCGCAGGTTCGGTCCTCCGCCGCGCGAAGGCGCCCCGACCGTGGTGCTGGTGCACGGCCTGGGGCTCTCGGGGCGGTATTTCGTACCGCTCGCACGTCGGCTGGCGGTGAGCGGGGCAACGGTGCTCGTACCGGACCTGCCGGGCAACGCGCGGTCGCGGGCCGCCGTCCGCCGCACACCCGACATCGGGGAACTCGCCGGTGCCCTGACCCGTTGGCACCAGCGGCTCGCCCTGGCACCGACTTTGCTGGTGGCCAACTCCGTCGGCTGTCAGGTTGTCGCGGCCTTCGCCGCCCGCCATCCACGCCTGGTGCACCGGATGGTGCTGGTCGGACCGGCACTCGACCCACGGGCGTCCGGCTTGCGCCAGTTCGGCCGGCTCCTGGCGGACGCACCCAGGGAGCCGCTCTCCCTCATCGCGGTAGCCGCGGCCGATTACCTGGTGACCGGCCCTTTCCGCTTCGCCGCGTCCTTCCGTCACGCCCTGCGGGACGCCGCCGAGGCATTCGAGTGGCACCTGGCACAGGTCCACGCGCCCACACTCGTCGTGCGGGGGGCGGGTGACACCATCGCCTCCGACGCCTGGACCAGGCGCGTGGCGCGCGTCCTCGGTGACGGACGCGCGGCCGAGGTCCGGGGTGCCGCGCACGCGGCCCACTACAGCGCGCCGGACGCCGTGGCCGCGCTGATCAGGGAATTCACAGCAGGAAGGCGCGTATGAAGCCGTCGAAGACGTCCGACCGTTCGCAGTCCGGGCGTACCGACCGTCCGCGCACCGACCGCCCGTCGCCCAGGCTGCGGCTCCTGCCCGGCATCTCCTCGGAGCGGCGCGGGTTCGTGCTGGCCTGGTGGGGGTTCGCGCTCACCTTCGGCGGGATGCGCCTGCTCACCTGGCTCATCCACATCGATGTGGCGGGGGTGGGCGACATACAGGCCGGTGGTGTCCACATCCACCACTACGTGTGGGGAATCCTGCTGCTGGCGGCTGTGGGTGCGGCGGGGCTGGTCGAACGCTCGGCGCGGGCGCGCGCCTGGATGGGGCTCGCCTACGGGGTGGGTCTGGCCCTCGTACTGGACGAGGCGGCGCTGCTCATCAGCCTCGAAGACGTGTACTGGGACACCGAGGGCGGGGTCAGCATCGCCCTGGCCATCGCGGTGATCGCGCTCGCCGGAAGCGTCCTCGCGGTGACGCGGGGGCGGCGCGCCTCCCGAGGGGGCGGGGGCCAGGAATGACCTGGGGGCGCGCCTGAGGACCGCCGGTACGCCGCTTGCATCCGGGCATCGGGCGCCTCCCCGGCCTGCCCGTCACGCCACTGCTCAGAACCCGGCCATCGACTTGTCCAGCACCCCGCCCACCGCGCCGTACCAGCTGCATCGCATGGAGTGCTCGGACCTCCTTCGGCGTACGTAACCCAGCACAAGGAAGGCCAGGAAAAGTCCTCCTTCGAGCACGGCTGCCAGCGGGTGGAGGGCGAAGCAGAGGAAGGCCGCAACACCCAGCCATACCCCGATCGGCGGAAGAGAACCCCGGAGCACGGTGCCGAAGCTCAAGGGCACCGAGCCGTCCGGCAGCACCCGTCTGTTCCACAGGTCGATGTGGTTGCGCGTCGCGCAGTGCTCGGTGATCATGCCCCGATCAGATCACGCACCTACCGATCGGTGCGGCTGTCCGTACGAATCGGCCGGTCAGGGCCGCCTGCACGCCTCCTCCGCCGTTTCGGTTCGCACCCGTCACGCGTCACCACGATTACTTACGGCGTATCGGGTCAGGCCTACCGTGCCGGTGCGAGATGAGGCATAGCGGGCAGAAGCCCGGGAAGTCGCTAAGGCTCCAGTCTTTTCGATGGAACGAAGGAGCAAGAAGTGACTGCTGACCGGCATGATCCAGAAACTGGCTTGCCGACCGCCTTTGGCGTCGAACAAACCTGGAAGTTCAACGGGGCGCTGAGCGACGTGTCCGACGCCCGGGACAAAGTGTGTGCCTATCTCTACCGACTTGCTCGTGTGCATCCGCCCCGTACACCGGACGCACACGACGACGCACTGCTGGTAGTCACCGAGTTGGCCTCGAACGCGTTCACTTTCGCACCCGGTCCCTTCACTCTCAGCCTGCGGGCCATGACGACGGGAACGCTTCACATCGCTGTGGCCGACACCAGCCCCGCGGTGCCCAGCCCACGCCCCGCCAACCTCAACGGTCGCGGCGGCCTGGGCTGGCACCTCATCAACGCACTCGCGGACCAGACCATCACCGTCCCGGACGCCGGCGGCAAGACGGTCCACGCCTTCCTCCCGTGGTAACCGCCGGTGACCTGCGGATGTCTGTCACGCGCCGGCCAGCAGCGCCTCCAGCGCCAGAGCCGTTTGCGGGTGGCGCCCGGCCAGAGCCGCGCCGCGCGGGCCGGGAATCGCGGTCTCCCACGTGGAGTCGCAGCCCAGCAGGCTTGCCATCGCGTCGCACGTCGCGGGGTGTGCGGCCAGCAACGTGCAGTCGTGGCCGCCGGCCGCGCGCCGCGCCGGGTGCGCGGCTGCCGGTTCCAGCTGTGCCCGCCACGGCGGCACCCACTCGTCCAGCGCTGCCAGCCGGCCGGGGAAGATCCGTCCGGCCTCACGGATCAGCAGCGGAGCCAGCTCGCCGCCACCCGATCGCAAGGTCGTGATCAGGGTCGGCAGCCAGGGCAGCAGCACGGGGTCCGGCAGCCGGCCGAACGCGTTCGACACGGCCTCCACGACGAAGTCGGTGAGGCCGGGGACCGGCTCCAGGGCCTGTACGAAGCCGCTGAGGTAGCGCGGGTAGGCGGGCACCACCAAGGGGTTGGCCAGCAGTTCGTCGCACTTTGCCCGGAGGTCCGCCCGCGAGAGGCGCCCGAGCTGCACCTGAGCCGCCCACAGCAGCGCCGTCCGCGACGGGTCGTCCGGGTGCGACTGGGCGACCGCCAGCTCCAGTTGGGTCCGGTCGCACCCCAGCGACAGCGCCAGATTCTCCATGCTGAACAGGAAGCCCAGCATCGCCGCCACCTGGCGGGCAGTGGCGTCTTCGTCGGTGAACGCGGTCGGCAGGAGGGTGCAGTAGTGCGCGTACCCGGTCTTGACGAAGGACTCGATCCACTGCGGCAGCACCGGCTCGCTGGTGCGGTAGTAGGCCAGCAGCCGCCGCACCCGGCGCAGCACCTCCGGTGCGCCGTCGACACTGCGCTCGGCCGACAGTACCTCCAGGGCGCGTACGCCCAGTTCGTCTGCGAGCCGGGCGCTGCGCAGGTACAGCGTCGCGTCCTCGACCGCTGCCAGGACGGTCGCGGCCGTGGCGTGCGGCGCGTACGCGGTGCGGCGCAGGCGCTGTTCCAGTACCTGCTCGATGCTGACACCCTCATAGCCGAGCTCGATGAGCGCACGCTGGTGGGTGCCCAGTGCCAGGTCCCAGGATTCCTGGATCGGCCGCTCCCCCAGCTTCCGCTCGCCCATGATCGGCCGCGCGCTGCCGTGCGGCATCAGGTAGCGCAGCATCCACAGCACGTCGGAGCAGCGTTCCAGTTCCGGCTGGGAGGCGATGTCGAGCCGGGCCCTCTGCACGCCGCGCTGCTGGAGCTTCAGATTCAGGGGCGCGAGCCGGTCGTGGACGTCGCGGGCCAGGGGCGGCAGGGCCTCGTAGCCGACCTGGCCGACCCGGTCGCTGCCCATCATGATCTCGACGAGGCGGCGCACATCGCGCCGGCCCGGCACCGTGTCCTTCTCGATGCAGGTGACGGCCGCGTCCTGGAAGTCGTACGGCGTGGGCTTGGCCCGGTCGCGCATCCCGGCCAGCAGGATCGACGTCTCGAACACCGCGATGGCGTCGGCGGTGGAGGCGAGGTAACCGTTGCGGCGCGCGGCGCGCACGATCTCCACCGACCAGCCGAGCAACTCGGCCTCGTCCAGCCGGTCCAGGGCCGGTGGCTGTCGCAGGAAGCCAGTCAGCTTGTCCGAGGGTGGCACCGCGGCCGCCGCGACCGCCGGGGCCGGGGTCTTCCGGGCCCTCGATCTCTTCGCGCCCGCCTGTCCCGCCAGCCGGTACGGCTCCACGCGGGTGCGCCTGACGTTCTTCGCCCAGACGGTCGCGGCGATCGACACCGAGCCGGCGGCGAGGCCGAACTGGGCCTCGATCGCCGCATGACTGGACGGAATCAGGCCGTGCAGCCACTTGGTGGCACTGCGCGGACCGATGTCGAAGGTGTCCGTGCCGTGTACGCCGAACTCCGCCACACGGCTGGCCGCGTGGAAGGCGCCGCAGACGTAGAGGCAGTCCGCTGGGTCCGTGCCGGACGCGGCCAGGTGCTCACGCATCCTGGTCCACATGTAGCGCTCGCGGTCCTCGTCCACCCGGACCCGATGGGTGTCGCCGGGTGCGAGGCGCCGGAAGAGGCTGCCTATCAGCAGCATGACCTGACGGTAGGTGTCGTGGTCGCTGTCGCCGAGTGGCAGTTCGACGTACTGGTGCCACCACTCCGACCAGTGCCGCACCCTGCCGTGGCGCAGCAGGTGCTCCTCCAGTTCGGCGAAGCGCGGCCGCAGGTCACCGATCTCCACGCCGACGGCGTCGCCGTGCAGCGTGGCCTCTTCCTCGGGGGGAGGTGCGTCCGGCGTGCCTTGCTCCGCACCTGACCCGGCACCGTGCGTTCCGCGCGCGTCCCACTGGAACACGTGGTCCGAGGAGCGGTCGACGAGGACCAGTTCGACGCCCGGTGTGTCGAGTGCGTACGCAATGGCCTGGTACTCGGCCGACGCCTCGGTGATCGGAGCGACCACCGACAGCGGGGACCACTCGGCCGGGAAGCCGTCGACGTCGGTCGCGAACGCCTGAACCGCCACGGGGAGCTTGCAGTTGCGCAGTTCGCTCAGCAGCGGCGCCATGTCCTCGCACAGCTCCAGGTACACGACCTTGGGCTGCTTCTCCCGCAGACGGCGTGCCACGGCGAGCGCCGAGGCGGGCGAGTGGTGGCAGACGGGGAAGATCTCCAGTGGCTCGCGCACCGCGCGGTCGACGTCGTCGACCATGCCGAGGAGGATGCCCTCCAAGGCGTCGGGCCCGTCGGCGAAGGTCGCGGCGGCCTCCTGCAACTGCGCACGCAGTTCCCCGAAGGTGCTCTCGGGGGTGCTCGCGAGGGTGCCGCTCATGACAGGGTGGCGATCGCGTCGCGGCCGCCCTCGAGGAACTCCGGCCAGGACCCGCCCTCTTCCTTGCTGCGCGGCTCGACGACACCGTGCAGGTACTTGTTGAGGATGGCGAGGTCTTCGGGCTCGCGCCGGGCCAGTGACCCGACGAGCGAGGATGCCAGCGTACGGGCGGTCAGGGCGCGCTCGCCGAAGAAGTTGCTGTGCAGGATCGCGTCCTCGAGTACGCCGATCTGTTCGGCGGTGGACAGCGCGGACTCCAACTTCTCGTCGTCGCTGCCGGCCGCGGCCGCCGAGGCCCGCAGGTCGGCGAAGCTCTGGAGCAGCACGTCGAGCAGTGTGGGCGGCACGTCCAGTTCGAGCTGGTGGCGGCGGAGCAGTTCCTCGGTGCGGAAGCGGACGATCTCCACCTCGCTCTTCTTGTTCGTGACCACCGGGATGCGGACGAAGTTGAAGCGGCGCTTGAGCGCCGAGGACAGGTCGTTGACGCCCCGGTCGCGGCTGTTGGCCGTGGCGATGACCGAGAAGCCGGGCTTGGCGAAAACGATGTTGTCGCTGTCCAGTTCCGGAACCGAGATGTACTTCTCGGACAGGATGGAGATCAGCGCGTCCTGAACGTCGCTGGTGGAGCGGGTGAGTTCCTCAATACGGCCGATTCCACCGCTCTCCATCGCCGTCATGATCGGCGAGGGGATCATCGACTCCCGCGACTGGCCCTTGGCGATCACCATGGACACGTTCCAGGAGTACTTGATGTGGTCCTCGGTGGTGCCCGCCGTGCCCTGCACGACCAGCGTGGAGTTGCGGCAGATCGCCGCGGACAGCAGCTCGGCCAGCCAGCTCTTGCCGGTGCCCGGGTCGCCGATGAGCAGCAGGCCGCGGTCGGAGGCCAGCGTCACGACGGAGCGCTCGACGAAGCTGGGGTCCCCGTACCACTTCTGCGAGATCTCCCGGTCCAGGCCGTCGGAGCGCTCGGAGCCCAGGATGAACAGACGGACCATTTTCGGGGACAGGCGCCAGGAGAAGGGCTTGGGGCTGTCGTCGACGGACTCCAGCCAGTCCAGCTCCTCGGCGTACTTGATCTCGGCGGGGGCGCGCAGCATGTCGGACATAACAGGGTGCCTTTCTAAGCGAGGAACGTCTTGAGTTCGTGGACGAGCTTGCGGATGTGGCCGGAGAGCACCGGTGTGCCGAGGTCCTTGAAGCGCTCCCGGAACCACGGGTTGACGCTGCCGCGCCCGGAGCTCGTAACGGAGCCGACCGGAATGAACTTGGCGCCCGAGCGGTGAATGGCGGCCATGCTCTCGAACAGCGGCTCGGTCCACCATTCGTAGAAGTCCGAGATCCACACCACGACGGTGTTGCTGGGCTCGGCGATCTTCGGCTGCGCCAGAGCCATGGCGACCGTGCCGTCGGTCCCGCCGCCGAGCTTGGTACGCAGCAGGGTCTCGAAGGGGTCGTGCACCCAGGGTGTGAGGTCGAGTGCCTGCGTGTCGTACGCGATCAGGTGGACGTCCACCTTCGGCAGCCCGGCGAAGATCGACGCCAGGATGGTGCAGTTCACCATCGAGTCGACCATCGAGCCCGACTGGTCCACGACGACGATGAGCCGCTGGGGTGTCGTCTTGCGGGCGGTGTGCCGGTAGTAGAGGCGGTCGACGTACAGCCGCTCCTCGTCCGGGCTCCAGTTGGTGAGGTTCTTCCAGATCGTGCGGTCGAGGTCGAGGTTGCGGAACACCCGCTTGGGCGGCACGGAACGGTCCAGGGCGCCCACGGTGGCCTTCTCCACCTGGGTACGCAGCACTTCGGCGACCTCGTCGACGAATCGGCGGATCAGGGCCTTGGCGTTGGCCAGGGCTACACCCGAGAGGTTGTTCTTGTCCCGCAGCAGCTGTTCGATGAGCGACATGCTCGGGGTGAGCTGTGCGGCGAGCGCGGGGTCGGCCAGCACCTCACGCAGGCGCATCCGCTCGACGAGGCCGGCCTCGATGGCGCCGAGTTCCGGGCCGATCGCCGGGATCAGCCGGCTGAGATCGGGCGTCGTGCCCCGGCCGCCGCTGCCGGCCGGGCTTACGCCAGGTCCCGCGGCGCTTCCCCCGCCGGCACGTCCGCCGCGCAGGGCGCCGGGCTTGCAGCCGAGCGCGCGCTCCAGCCAGCCTGCGTCGGACTGCCAGCGCGCCAGCTGCGCGGCGGTGACCGTGCCGGATGCGGGGGCGAAGACGTTGAGCAGCACCTTCGACACCAGGGCCGCGCGCCGCACTTCGGCGGCCCGGTCGTCCGCACCGGCACCGGCATCGGCGGGGTCGGGGACGGCGTCGGGGGCAGCGTCGGAGTCGGGATCGGCGTCGGCGTCGCGGTGGGCGTCGGGGTGGGCGTCAGTGCGGCCCGGGGCGGGGCCGGATGCGCGGTCCACGTCAGGCGTCATCAGGCCGTCGAACTCGGTGGCCAGTTCCGGATGGCGTTGCACGATCGAGTCGACGGATGCCTGCGGGTCCAGCAGCGCGGAGGGCAGTCCGATGTCCTCGACGACAGCGAGGCTCGCCGACTCCAGCGTGGCCTGCTCCTCGTTGTCGAAGAGACGGGCGAGGAGCCTCCAGTACAGGACCTGCCGGCGGTTGTCGTCGGCGTCCGCTCCGGGATTTTGCGAGGACGCGTACGGGGGCGACTCTTCTGTCGCGTGCTCTGTCATTTCCGCAGCAGCTTCCCGGCACGCTCGCGCAGCACGGCCACGGCGTCGGTGGCGGCCTTCTCGGCCTTGACCCCGGCCTTGTCGGTCGTGCCCCCGGCCCATCCCCCGGCGTGGATCGCGACAGCCTTCTTCCGTACGGTCGTCTCGACGGCCAGCGGCTGGACGCTGAACGTGCCCGCGTCCCAGCGGAGCAGACCGATGCACGCGCCGGACGCCGCGACGGCCTGGGGGGTGAGCGGTCCGGCGGCCGGAACGCGGTCGGTGTCGACCGCGAGGGGTTCGGTGGCAGCGGTGAACGTGAACGTCAGCCCGCTTTCCTCCGTCCGGGCGGCGTAGCCCTCCAGGAACACGGGTACGGCGATGCGCACCGGGTGCCGGTCCAAGGGGGCGACTGCCGCGTCGGTAGCCGTGGGAAGGGCGACGCGAGCCGTGGCGAAGGCGTCCGCCGGCCCCCCCGGGCGCGCGTGCTCGTCGCTCCAGACGAGGTCGCCCTCGGCGGTGACGGGCATGTCTGTGAGTTCCATCGAGCGGCCTTCGCCGACGGCGGCCAGGAGCGACATGTGCGGGCGGAGCAGTTGCCAGAGACCGGCGCCGACGACCGTGTCGGGCTTCGGCACCGAGACCCCGGCGCGCACCAGGCGGGGCGCGGTGCCGTAAGCGGGCTCGAACACCGCGTGCACCTGTGCCTGTACGGCGGTGGCGTGCTCCTGCACGTCGACGCCGAGGGGCAGAAGGCGGCCGGTGGCCGTACTGGTCGGAGGCACTTGGGCGGCGCCGGGAAGCGTCAGCAGCATCGCGCGCGACCACACATCGGCCCAGCGGCGGACCGGGACGCGGGCCAGAGTGGCGCCCGGGCATGATGCGGCGAGTTCGGCTGCGAAGCCGTCGAGGAGCGTCGCCAGGCGGCGCAGGGCCGGGTCCGGAAGCATCGCGGAGACGATGCCCGCCGACCCGCCCACCACGTCGTGGTCGATGCCCTGCCACCCGCAGCGCGCCAGGTCGGACAGCCATGAGCGGGCGGCAGCACACAGGTTGACCGACTGCAGGCCCCGGGACACGGGCGCCGTCTCGTCGCTTCGGGGCCGACCGGTCGCCTCGTCGACGCGGACCATCAGTGCGTCGTGTACGGAACCGAGCAGTGCGATGCGGGCTGCGGCGAGGGCGACGAAGTCGTCTTCGCTCGCGGCCCCGCCCGACGCTTTCTCGGCCGCCTCGGCGACCCTCGCGGCCAGTGGCGTCCCCGCGACGGCGTGGGTGAGCTCTGTCAGGCCGGCGGCCTGGGCGGGGTGGGGGCGCAGCAGACCGGTGACAAGGGCCCCGTCGAAGGCGTCGACGGCCGTCAGGGCTTCGTCGAGTCCTTCGACGGGGTCGGTGAGCAGGTCGGTGCGCATCACGCCACCGCCCGTGTCGGCGGGAACCACTGCATCTCCGGCAACGGTGCGGTGTTCGGGGCGAGTTCGAGGTACGCGAGGTGACGCAGGAACCTGCTGAAGACCGGCGCGGCGGCCTTGGCGTCCCCCTGCGGCGGACGTGTCTCGCTCATGCCGGCGGCGAGGGTCTGCGCGGTGGGCTCTCCGTCCGGGGTCTCGATCCTCAGGTAACGGGCGACACGAACGGCGCCGTACTGCAAAACCGCCTCGTTGATCAGGGCGCGGATGTGGTTGCAGAACGAACCGCGCGCACCGCCGCAGGGCCGGTTGTTATTGGTGCTGCAAGCGAAGGCGTAGGTGCCGGCCGCGACCGACGAGACGTAGACGCGCTCGATGTCCGAGCCGCTGGACACCACTCCTTGAAGGCGCCCGTCGGCCAACTCGACGAACGGGACCTTGGCGAGCTTGCGCGGCCGTGCGGGTGCTGTCACCCGTGCCGTACTCGACCTCTCCCAGTCAGACAACGCACATCTCCTATGCAGCAAAAGGGGATTCCGCGCCACACCGGCGGGACACCACTGAACCTACTGGCGACCACTGACAACGCCCCTCGCGAAGCACTCCGCGCCCGCGGCACACCTCTGCCACACTCCTCCGCCACACGCGCTGCCACACCCCGCTGCCGTACAGCGGTGGTTGCCGCCGTCGCCCGTGGCAGGGCGCCGGTCATGTGGCAGGGTGCCGGTCATTTCGTGCGTGGCCGTCGTGGCCCTCGAATAATCCCGTGCCGTGTCGTCGGTGGAGGTGCACACTCGCTCCATGGCGGACATGCGGGCGTTCCGGGACGAGGTGTGTGGCTGGGCGGCCGGCGGGCCCGGCGGGGCGGCCCGTGATCTGGCTGTACGACTGGGGGTACGGACCGCGGTGTTGCTGGAAGGGCCGAGCGACCTCGCCGCCGTGGAGGCGCTGGCCGCACGGGGTAGCCGGGACCTGGCCGCCGAAGGGGTGTGTGTCGTGTCAATGGGTGGGGCGATGAGCATCGGCCGCTACGCCGGGCTCCTCGGGCCGCCCGGCCTCGGCCTGCGCCTGGCGGGACTGTGCGACGAGGGCGAACAGCGCTTTTACGACCGCGGTTTGAAGCGGGCTCGGGTGCCGCTCGGGGGATTCTTCGTATGCGTGGCGGACCTGGAGGACGAACTCATCCGCGCGCTGGGCACGGCAAGGGTCGAGGAGATCGTCCGCGCCGAGGGCGACTTCCGTGCCTGGCAGACGTTCCTGTGCCAGCCGGCACAACACGACCGGCCCCGGCAGCAGCAGTTGCGCCGCTTCTTCGGTACGAAGAAGGGCCGCAAGATCCGCTACGGCCGCCTCCTCGTCGACGCCCTCGCCCCGGAACAGACACCGGCCCCGCTCCACGACCTCCTCACGAGCCTGTAACTGAGCAGGGTTGTCGTGACGGCAGTGGGCTGTCGTGACGTCAGGTTGTCGTGACGTCAGTGGTTGAGCGCGGTCGTAATTGAGTTGACCGGGTGGAGCCCGCCCGGGCAGGCTTCAGCCCGACCCTGATGCAACCTCTCGCTGGTGGACTGCTCTGCGTGACCCGCCCCTGGGGCAGCGAGTCAGCAGATCGGACACGCCGAAAAATGACCTCCCTCCTCCACGCGCTTTGCTTCGACGCGCACGACCCGCTCCGTCTCGCGCGCTTCTGGGCCGGCGTCCTGGGCTGGGAGACGGCCGACGATCCCGACGACGGCATCGCTCTCCTGCCGAGCGACGACACGGGGTTCCGGATCCGATTCCTTCCATCCCAGGAGCAGAAGACAGGCCAGAACCAGATGCACTTCGATCTGACGAGCACATCCCTCGACGACCAGCAGCAGGTGGTGGCGAGGGCGCTCGGACTCGGCGCCCGGCACATCGACATCGGCCAACGCCCGGAGGAGGGGCACGTGGTGCTCGCCGACCCTGAGGGCAACGAGTTCTGCGTCATCGAGCCGGGCAACAACTTCCTCGCCGACTGCGGCTTCGTCGGAGCGCTCGCGTGCGACGGTTCGCAGGACGTCGGATACTTCTGGAGCCGAGCCCTGGGCTGGCCCCTGGTCTGGGACCAGGACCAGGAGACCGCGATCCGCTCCCCGCACGGCGGCCCCAAGATCACGTGGGGTGGCCCGCCACTGATGTCGAGGACCGGGAGGAACCGGCTGCGTTTCGACCTCGCTCCGCCCGTCCACGGTGATCTGCGGGCGGAGATCGACCGTCTCGTCTCCCTCGGGGCGACTCGGGTCGACACCGGCCGGGGTGACGTCGGGCGGGTGGTGATGGCCGATCCCGACGGCCAGGAGTTCTGTGTACTGACCCCCCGGTGACGCGACCGGTCCCAGGCGGCAACGGTCCGGTGCGGCCAACCAAGCCGGGCGGGACGGCGGACGGTGGAGGGCGGACAGCGGACGGCGGACGGCGGAGTCAGGCTCCGGCGTCCGCACACCCGGTGGTGTGACACCCCGTGGTGCGCCGGGCAGGTGACAAGGAAGCCACGGACCCGTGGGGCCCGCGGCTTCTTGAAGGAGACTCTCCGCACGGGCTTCGGTGCACGGCCCGGACGGACAACATCGACATCTCAGCCGCCGATGTCCCCGATGCCGCCGATGATCCCCTCCAGAATTCCACCGAAGTCCAGGCCGTCCTCGTCCTCGGGGGCGGGAGCGGCGAACTGTGCGTACTGCCCGGCTTCCGCGGTGCGGGCCTGAGCCGTTGCCACGTTCGACAGGAAGAGCACCGCGGTCGCCGCCAGGGCCGCGGCCGTGGTCGCGCGCACGATTTGTCTGAACATTGATTGCCTCCCAATGGGTGCCGATCCGATGCGGACTCTGGTCAGCCGAACACCCGGCCTTCGATACGGCCACCTCAGCGGAGCAGAAGGGTGAGCACCCTCCGCGCCCATGTGGTGGTTGCGCCGACGACGAGCCCAGGGCGGCGATGGCGCGTCATGGCGGATCATGAGCAAGCCGGAACGTTGCCCGGTGAACCAGCCCGAGTCCCGTCGGACGCACACCACACAAGGATCAGCAGGTTGACCCCGCACTCTCTGGCGTTCTACATGGACGTCGTCACCACCGGCACCGTGCTGGGCGTACGCCCCACGGATTCTCCCGGCCGCGTCACCGAGGTCCTCGGTCCGGACTTCTCGCAGAACAGCTTCGACGACCAGAGCATGTTCCGTGACTACGGCCTGGCCGAGTTCTTCTGGCACCGTGCTCGCGCCGACCACTCCTGGTCGGGCCACCACTTCACCTTGCAAGTGCACCGGCTCGCCCCCCGGGGCGGCTCGCTCGTCAACGAGGCGCTCCGGGCCCGGTACGGGCGGTTCACCCCCAGGGTCCGGTTCGAGAAACTCCGGCGCCTGCTGCACCGGCGCGGCGTCCCCCTGCCGGAGATTCCAGAGATACCGGGGAACGCACCGTACTACCGGACGTTCTGGCAACCCGATTCCCAGGTGGCCGTCTCCGTCATCGG is part of the Streptomyces agglomeratus genome and encodes:
- a CDS encoding alpha/beta fold hydrolase; this encodes MEQTTHAGLFTRRFGPPPREGAPTVVLVHGLGLSGRYFVPLARRLAVSGATVLVPDLPGNARSRAAVRRTPDIGELAGALTRWHQRLALAPTLLVANSVGCQVVAAFAARHPRLVHRMVLVGPALDPRASGLRQFGRLLADAPREPLSLIAVAAADYLVTGPFRFAASFRHALRDAAEAFEWHLAQVHAPTLVVRGAGDTIASDAWTRRVARVLGDGRAAEVRGAAHAAHYSAPDAVAALIREFTAGRRV
- a CDS encoding ATP-binding protein yields the protein MPTAFGVEQTWKFNGALSDVSDARDKVCAYLYRLARVHPPRTPDAHDDALLVVTELASNAFTFAPGPFTLSLRAMTTGTLHIAVADTSPAVPSPRPANLNGRGGLGWHLINALADQTITVPDAGGKTVHAFLPW
- a CDS encoding DUF5682 family protein: MSGTLASTPESTFGELRAQLQEAAATFADGPDALEGILLGMVDDVDRAVREPLEIFPVCHHSPASALAVARRLREKQPKVVYLELCEDMAPLLSELRNCKLPVAVQAFATDVDGFPAEWSPLSVVAPITEASAEYQAIAYALDTPGVELVLVDRSSDHVFQWDARGTHGAGSGAEQGTPDAPPPEEEATLHGDAVGVEIGDLRPRFAELEEHLLRHGRVRHWSEWWHQYVELPLGDSDHDTYRQVMLLIGSLFRRLAPGDTHRVRVDEDRERYMWTRMREHLAASGTDPADCLYVCGAFHAASRVAEFGVHGTDTFDIGPRSATKWLHGLIPSSHAAIEAQFGLAAGSVSIAATVWAKNVRRTRVEPYRLAGQAGAKRSRARKTPAPAVAAAAVPPSDKLTGFLRQPPALDRLDEAELLGWSVEIVRAARRNGYLASTADAIAVFETSILLAGMRDRAKPTPYDFQDAAVTCIEKDTVPGRRDVRRLVEIMMGSDRVGQVGYEALPPLARDVHDRLAPLNLKLQQRGVQRARLDIASQPELERCSDVLWMLRYLMPHGSARPIMGERKLGERPIQESWDLALGTHQRALIELGYEGVSIEQVLEQRLRRTAYAPHATAATVLAAVEDATLYLRSARLADELGVRALEVLSAERSVDGAPEVLRRVRRLLAYYRTSEPVLPQWIESFVKTGYAHYCTLLPTAFTDEDATARQVAAMLGFLFSMENLALSLGCDRTQLELAVAQSHPDDPSRTALLWAAQVQLGRLSRADLRAKCDELLANPLVVPAYPRYLSGFVQALEPVPGLTDFVVEAVSNAFGRLPDPVLLPWLPTLITTLRSGGGELAPLLIREAGRIFPGRLAALDEWVPPWRAQLEPAAAHPARRAAGGHDCTLLAAHPATCDAMASLLGCDSTWETAIPGPRGAALAGRHPQTALALEALLAGA
- a CDS encoding ATP-binding protein, whose product is MSDMLRAPAEIKYAEELDWLESVDDSPKPFSWRLSPKMVRLFILGSERSDGLDREISQKWYGDPSFVERSVVTLASDRGLLLIGDPGTGKSWLAELLSAAICRNSTLVVQGTAGTTEDHIKYSWNVSMVIAKGQSRESMIPSPIMTAMESGGIGRIEELTRSTSDVQDALISILSEKYISVPELDSDNIVFAKPGFSVIATANSRDRGVNDLSSALKRRFNFVRIPVVTNKKSEVEIVRFRTEELLRRHQLELDVPPTLLDVLLQSFADLRASAAAAGSDDEKLESALSTAEQIGVLEDAILHSNFFGERALTARTLASSLVGSLARREPEDLAILNKYLHGVVEPRSKEEGGSWPEFLEGGRDAIATLS
- a CDS encoding VWA domain-containing protein translates to MTEHATEESPPYASSQNPGADADDNRRQVLYWRLLARLFDNEEQATLESASLAVVEDIGLPSALLDPQASVDSIVQRHPELATEFDGLMTPDVDRASGPAPGRTDAHPDAHRDADADPDSDAAPDAVPDPADAGAGADDRAAEVRRAALVSKVLLNVFAPASGTVTAAQLARWQSDAGWLERALGCKPGALRGGRAGGGSAAGPGVSPAGSGGRGTTPDLSRLIPAIGPELGAIEAGLVERMRLREVLADPALAAQLTPSMSLIEQLLRDKNNLSGVALANAKALIRRFVDEVAEVLRTQVEKATVGALDRSVPPKRVFRNLDLDRTIWKNLTNWSPDEERLYVDRLYYRHTARKTTPQRLIVVVDQSGSMVDSMVNCTILASIFAGLPKVDVHLIAYDTQALDLTPWVHDPFETLLRTKLGGGTDGTVAMALAQPKIAEPSNTVVVWISDFYEWWTEPLFESMAAIHRSGAKFIPVGSVTSSGRGSVNPWFRERFKDLGTPVLSGHIRKLVHELKTFLA
- a CDS encoding TOPRIM nucleotidyl transferase/hydrolase domain-containing protein; translated protein: MADMRAFRDEVCGWAAGGPGGAARDLAVRLGVRTAVLLEGPSDLAAVEALAARGSRDLAAEGVCVVSMGGAMSIGRYAGLLGPPGLGLRLAGLCDEGEQRFYDRGLKRARVPLGGFFVCVADLEDELIRALGTARVEEIVRAEGDFRAWQTFLCQPAQHDRPRQQQLRRFFGTKKGRKIRYGRLLVDALAPEQTPAPLHDLLTSL
- a CDS encoding VOC family protein, with product MTSLLHALCFDAHDPLRLARFWAGVLGWETADDPDDGIALLPSDDTGFRIRFLPSQEQKTGQNQMHFDLTSTSLDDQQQVVARALGLGARHIDIGQRPEEGHVVLADPEGNEFCVIEPGNNFLADCGFVGALACDGSQDVGYFWSRALGWPLVWDQDQETAIRSPHGGPKITWGGPPLMSRTGRNRLRFDLAPPVHGDLRAEIDRLVSLGATRVDTGRGDVGRVVMADPDGQEFCVLTPR